A region of Chitinophaga horti DNA encodes the following proteins:
- a CDS encoding RNA polymerase sigma factor, with amino-acid sequence MSGETTNTDQDLIARIAAGSEEALGQLFERYWEQLYLSAYRKLADDQLAREVVNDVFMDIWRLRGQRDISNVPAYLGKAVYNRVINKLVGKKDVYFFDILENHGASLYEADQNLLQKDLIAMIGAWITTLPERRREIFIRHYFEHLTTAEIAEKMGISQKTVQNQLSAAVQYLRTHYGHLLPALMLMQSFFPRK; translated from the coding sequence TTGTCAGGGGAAACAACAAATACCGACCAGGATCTGATCGCCAGGATCGCTGCGGGGTCAGAGGAAGCTTTGGGCCAGCTGTTTGAGCGATACTGGGAGCAACTATATTTATCCGCTTACCGCAAGCTGGCCGACGATCAGTTAGCCCGCGAAGTGGTGAATGATGTATTTATGGATATCTGGCGCCTGCGTGGACAACGAGACATTTCCAACGTGCCCGCTTATCTGGGTAAAGCTGTTTACAACCGCGTTATCAACAAACTTGTCGGGAAGAAGGATGTTTACTTCTTCGATATCCTCGAAAATCATGGCGCCTCCCTGTACGAGGCGGACCAGAACCTGCTGCAGAAAGACCTGATCGCGATGATCGGCGCCTGGATAACCACCCTTCCGGAACGCCGCCGCGAGATATTCATCCGCCACTATTTCGAACACCTTACTACCGCCGAAATTGCCGAGAAGATGGGCATCTCCCAAAAAACGGTACAAAATCAGCTGAGCGCCGCCGTGCAATATCTGCGCACGCATTACGGCCACCTGCTGCCTGCATTAATGCTAATGCAGTCATTCTTTCCCAGGAAATAA
- a CDS encoding RagB/SusD family nutrient uptake outer membrane protein codes for MKMKRIYPLIYIVCLLLTACGDSFLDVIPQGKRIATNVEDYDLLMNEMGLFRDNEYAPGGWSEAMIMGDDAAASGRYLSTTQIFATRLFNWEALVYQDNDQPPVFLQTAVTNLYTFNKVIAEVGGAAGGTATQKAALRGEALASRAWTNLQLINYYAKPYAAGTAATDPGFPIITIPDATIQRYERGTVQQMYDHIIKDLEEAIAVLPVTPRIRTRFSKPAAEGLLGKVYVFMGRYADALPHLNNAFTSLSGSSVQLFDYQLLTGVADPNFGFDGPGNDPNNFTEDIVSKIFTTSPQSFFQLNNRPLLLAPAAAALYDSRDLRLKLYSTGDVDGSTNAGGLLRKYGVRYNRYGLQLPELYLLRAECLARGNNLPGAVADLEELRKHRMPAAAVAVPSNVAADRDALIRFVIDERTREFALQGYRWFDMRRLSVDPLFASQTFTHTTYNQDGSTTTVTMDQPNRLVMRIPNSFMLSNPAMQNNP; via the coding sequence ATGAAGATGAAAAGAATTTATCCGCTGATATATATCGTTTGTTTGCTGCTCACTGCTTGCGGCGACAGCTTCCTCGACGTGATACCGCAGGGCAAAAGGATCGCCACCAATGTGGAAGATTATGACCTGCTGATGAACGAAATGGGTCTGTTCCGCGATAATGAGTATGCTCCGGGAGGATGGTCGGAAGCCATGATCATGGGCGATGATGCCGCTGCTTCGGGCAGGTATTTGTCGACTACGCAGATATTTGCTACACGCCTGTTTAACTGGGAGGCGCTCGTATACCAGGACAATGATCAGCCACCGGTATTTCTGCAAACCGCAGTCACCAACCTGTATACGTTCAACAAAGTGATCGCAGAAGTGGGAGGGGCAGCTGGTGGTACCGCAACACAAAAAGCCGCCCTGCGCGGCGAAGCGCTGGCCAGCAGAGCATGGACGAACCTGCAGCTGATCAACTATTACGCAAAACCTTATGCTGCGGGCACGGCTGCCACCGACCCAGGTTTCCCGATCATCACCATACCCGATGCTACCATTCAGCGTTATGAAAGAGGCACGGTGCAGCAGATGTACGATCACATCATCAAAGACCTGGAAGAAGCGATTGCCGTACTGCCCGTTACGCCGCGCATCCGGACCCGCTTCTCCAAACCCGCGGCGGAGGGTTTACTGGGTAAAGTGTACGTGTTTATGGGGCGGTACGCCGATGCGTTACCACACCTGAATAATGCATTCACCAGCCTTTCCGGCAGCAGCGTGCAGTTGTTCGACTACCAGCTTTTAACCGGCGTCGCCGATCCGAACTTTGGTTTTGACGGGCCGGGCAACGATCCGAACAACTTTACAGAAGATATCGTATCCAAAATATTCACCACCTCACCGCAGTCGTTTTTCCAGCTGAATAATCGCCCGTTGTTGCTCGCACCTGCTGCCGCAGCTTTGTACGACAGCCGCGACCTGCGCCTCAAATTATATTCAACCGGCGATGTAGATGGCAGTACCAATGCCGGCGGCCTGTTACGCAAATACGGTGTGCGCTATAACCGGTACGGATTACAGTTGCCTGAGCTATACCTGCTTCGGGCAGAGTGCCTCGCGCGTGGTAATAATCTGCCAGGCGCTGTGGCCGACCTGGAGGAACTTCGCAAGCACAGGATGCCTGCCGCCGCAGTAGCCGTACCATCGAATGTGGCTGCGGACCGGGACGCGCTTATTCGTTTCGTGATCGATGAACGTACCAGGGAGTTCGCGCTCCAGGGATATCGGTGGTTCGATATGCGCCGCCTGTCAGTAGATCCACTGTTCGCCAGCCAGACCTTTACACATACTACCTATAACCAGGACGGCAGCACTACCACCGTTACCATGGACCAACCCAACCGCCTGGTGATGAGAATACCCAACAGTTTTATGCTTAGCAATCCAGCCATGCAGAACAATCCATAA
- a CDS encoding FecR family protein gives MIKPESEDIIHFFRMLERYTAGTASPAETEFVERYMQLLEYRSPAPPDFASTKDDIGKEIKNQLFDAIAQDTVRPAIHRVHFLRRYWWAAAAAVVLLAGGGYALLRQQPVPQTQVAAVVDVQPGKSGAILTLANGEQVLLDSLGNGQVAVQSGATVHIQNGALLYDQHGGDGAVAFNTVSTPKGRQFRVILPDGTKVWLNAASSLTYPTHFDGRERQVTVAGEAYFEVAQIAQQPFKVKVNDRTEVLVLGTSFNINAYYNEAGIYTTLLSGAVKVTNDAAGKVLRPGEQAGILAGSRDIAVAPVNTAEVVAWKNGSFAFANADIQTVMRQLERWYDIEVRYEGAIPEGTFSGEIDRSLTLTQVLNGLAKTRIRYRLEGEHQLIIQP, from the coding sequence GTGATTAAACCCGAATCAGAAGATATTATTCATTTTTTCAGGATGCTGGAACGGTATACTGCCGGTACGGCCAGTCCTGCGGAGACGGAGTTCGTGGAGCGCTATATGCAGCTGCTCGAATACCGGTCGCCGGCCCCGCCCGACTTTGCATCGACGAAGGATGATATAGGTAAGGAAATCAAAAACCAACTGTTTGATGCAATAGCCCAGGATACTGTGCGCCCGGCCATTCACCGGGTTCACTTCCTGCGGCGTTACTGGTGGGCGGCCGCGGCGGCCGTGGTATTGCTGGCCGGCGGTGGTTACGCCCTGTTACGTCAGCAACCGGTGCCACAAACGCAGGTAGCGGCTGTAGTGGACGTACAACCCGGCAAATCGGGTGCAATACTAACACTCGCCAATGGCGAACAGGTGCTGCTGGATAGTCTCGGTAACGGGCAGGTGGCGGTGCAGTCAGGCGCTACTGTGCATATACAGAATGGTGCGCTGCTTTATGACCAGCACGGCGGGGATGGTGCGGTGGCTTTCAATACCGTGTCTACACCGAAAGGCCGCCAGTTCCGGGTAATACTGCCGGATGGTACGAAGGTATGGCTGAACGCAGCCAGCAGTCTTACTTATCCCACGCACTTCGATGGCCGGGAGCGCCAGGTGACGGTAGCGGGGGAAGCTTATTTCGAAGTGGCGCAAATCGCGCAGCAGCCCTTCAAGGTAAAAGTAAATGATCGTACCGAAGTGCTGGTACTGGGTACGAGCTTTAACATCAATGCTTACTATAATGAAGCCGGCATATACACCACGTTGCTGAGTGGTGCGGTAAAAGTGACGAACGACGCCGCCGGTAAAGTGCTGCGGCCCGGCGAGCAGGCCGGTATATTGGCGGGAAGCCGCGATATAGCGGTAGCCCCGGTGAATACAGCGGAAGTGGTAGCGTGGAAGAACGGCAGCTTCGCCTTCGCGAATGCGGACATTCAAACGGTAATGCGGCAGCTGGAGCGTTGGTACGACATAGAAGTGAGGTACGAAGGAGCAATACCGGAGGGTACTTTCAGCGGGGAGATAGACCGTTCACTCACGCTTACGCAGGTGCTGAACGGTTTGGCGAAAACCCGCATCCGTTACCGGTTAGAGGGGGAGCATCAATTGATAATTCAACCATAG
- a CDS encoding ABC transporter ATP-binding protein produces MTSIVKLEHLSHKYASAWAIRDINMLIGQTGIMGLLGSNGAGKSTTMNIMCGALKQTEGEVFINGINMRQQPELAKQQIGFLPQQAPLYMDLTVAEYLRYCAELRAIPSSGIKAALGAAMERCGVAHYANRLIRNLSGGYRQRVGIAQAIIHEPKLVVLDEPTNGLDPNQITEVRGLIREIARERAVIFSSHILSEVQVLCDEVTMIEGGRVVFADSMDAFNNYIAPHSILMEMENPPAANTLLTIPGITSVEFSTPRKARIFFSGDQEIVEALVAASVQQGWRLRGIQLEKNALDEIFKQLSKQSAQ; encoded by the coding sequence ATGACGAGCATTGTAAAGCTCGAGCACTTGTCGCATAAATATGCAAGTGCCTGGGCGATCCGTGACATTAATATGCTAATCGGGCAAACCGGTATCATGGGGCTTTTAGGCTCCAATGGTGCCGGAAAGTCTACCACCATGAACATTATGTGTGGAGCGTTAAAGCAAACCGAAGGCGAAGTTTTCATTAACGGCATCAATATGCGGCAGCAGCCCGAGCTGGCCAAACAGCAGATCGGCTTCCTGCCGCAGCAGGCCCCCCTGTACATGGACCTTACCGTGGCCGAGTACCTGCGTTACTGCGCCGAGCTGCGCGCGATTCCTTCTTCCGGCATCAAGGCGGCCTTAGGTGCTGCGATGGAACGTTGCGGCGTAGCACATTATGCCAACCGGCTTATCCGTAACCTGTCGGGCGGTTACCGCCAGCGGGTGGGTATTGCTCAAGCCATCATCCACGAACCTAAACTTGTCGTACTGGATGAGCCTACCAACGGCCTGGATCCCAACCAGATCACCGAAGTGCGTGGATTGATAAGGGAAATTGCCCGCGAGCGCGCGGTGATCTTCTCCTCCCATATCCTGTCGGAAGTGCAGGTGTTATGCGATGAAGTAACGATGATCGAAGGCGGACGGGTCGTATTTGCCGATTCGATGGATGCGTTTAACAACTACATCGCGCCCCACAGTATTCTGATGGAAATGGAAAACCCTCCGGCAGCCAATACACTGCTTACCATTCCGGGTATTACGAGCGTGGAGTTCTCTACCCCGCGTAAAGCGCGCATCTTCTTTAGCGGCGACCAGGAAATTGTGGAGGCACTGGTAGCGGCCAGCGTGCAACAAGGCTGGCGGCTGAGGGGTATTCAGCTCGAAAAGAATGCACTGGACGAAATATTTAAACAACTCTCGAAACAATCTGCACAATAA
- a CDS encoding SusC/RagA family TonB-linked outer membrane protein: protein MKLVSIMLMAFALQLSARSMAQTINYSGKNVAVQQVFAAIKAQTSYKFFYRNEDLTGLNHVTLELKQASLEEALRKVLNNQPLDYSIEGNTIFITRRPEQVTVGIPYSGVQEMRGDVKGVITDIHNNRLSGITVVAKEGKQMTVSGEHGQFLLRNVKQGDSIIFSSINYERMAIPATFQEHMVVLNYKVTALSGVKIVYSTGYQEVSRERATGAFAQADMKVFQQRATTNDILSRLDGQIAGLTVMPNTFNQDVLNPGVQTNKVVIRGLGSVNSTNDPIYVVNGVIVTDFSTVNPQDIEDITVLKDAAAAAIYGARASNGVIVVRTRDGQKKQRLQVNYAGNYTFSGKPHLDYVPYMNSRQFIETSREIFAPDVYPAETFAYSNMLPHTRVMYDEYLGLISSATADHLLDSMANISNRGQIRDMLYRNAMLTNHTVSASGGTDNYSFYASLGYTGVQSPTPGERDNSYKFNVSQQFNVGKRVTIGLNTTLINRNTSKRGGLSASYSFLPYQLFKDGAGNDLNFASLMQWNDSLRNDYQSRSRVNLDYYPLIDQQYNESKSNALSMNLTANVTANIWRGLSYQGVFGYIKNPGTQETYTDNRSYMQRMQQLNFTIAPTENDVPQYLLPATGGMYSTTSFEQRNWTVRNQLVYDTRVRQGRDALSLQAGQEVLENFSSSTQTTLLGYDRQLGSYPLIDYATLSQPNFGTVTGFASLGVRPFDITTVLSRFRSYFALGNYTFDDRYSLDLSWRRDQSNLFGADIAAQNKPAYSIGGKWQINKEQFMQRISWVNELGLRLSYGVTGNSPAAIAGNGTSMDILNAMPQSQSGSIAGDALTVETIANPKLTWEATRTINAGLNFRILQGRLHGVFNYYQRKTEGLLATLRLNPFSGFAVTMGNLGDMENKGIDLELHAQNIIAGDFRWSTDLIIGHNRNKLLSLGVPSASSYSNTPMGRLFSNHIVGYSAQTLFSYRYAGLDNMGDPLIYLADKSTTKAPNIATVKDMVYSGTTQPVVNGGFRNTFDYKGWSLGVNMVYSFGHVMRADVNNSYSGQLAQTGMYGGISGNNLSTYFLNRWKQPGDEAKTDIPSYVADMYTDATRRHTNYYVYADRNVLDASYVKVRDITLSYDLQPAALRLLHVKQVNVFVQAGNFMVWKANDRDIDPEFISPRGGGRVTPAARHTYTAGLNVTL, encoded by the coding sequence ATGAAATTAGTATCCATCATGCTGATGGCTTTTGCTTTACAGCTTAGCGCCAGGTCGATGGCTCAAACGATCAATTACTCCGGTAAAAATGTTGCCGTACAACAGGTGTTTGCTGCTATCAAAGCACAAACGAGTTACAAGTTTTTTTATCGTAACGAAGACCTCACCGGCTTAAACCATGTCACGCTCGAATTGAAGCAGGCATCGCTCGAAGAAGCGTTGCGAAAGGTATTGAACAACCAGCCGCTCGACTATTCCATAGAAGGTAACACCATCTTCATCACCCGTCGCCCCGAGCAAGTGACAGTCGGCATTCCCTACAGCGGTGTGCAGGAGATGAGGGGAGACGTGAAAGGAGTGATCACCGATATTCATAACAACCGCCTGAGCGGCATTACCGTTGTGGCGAAGGAAGGTAAACAAATGACCGTATCCGGCGAGCATGGTCAGTTTTTGCTCCGCAATGTAAAACAGGGCGACTCGATCATTTTCAGCAGCATCAACTACGAAAGGATGGCTATTCCCGCCACGTTCCAGGAACATATGGTGGTACTGAACTACAAAGTAACAGCGCTTTCGGGAGTGAAAATCGTATACAGTACGGGTTACCAGGAAGTGTCGCGCGAGCGGGCCACGGGCGCTTTTGCCCAGGCAGATATGAAAGTATTTCAGCAACGCGCCACCACGAACGATATCCTGTCGCGACTCGACGGGCAAATTGCCGGTCTCACGGTAATGCCTAATACTTTCAACCAGGACGTATTAAATCCCGGTGTACAAACCAATAAAGTGGTGATACGCGGTCTCGGCTCTGTTAACTCAACCAATGACCCGATATACGTGGTGAACGGCGTGATCGTTACCGACTTTAGCACGGTGAATCCGCAGGATATAGAAGATATTACAGTATTGAAAGATGCGGCCGCTGCGGCCATCTATGGTGCCAGGGCCAGTAACGGGGTGATCGTGGTACGTACCCGCGACGGTCAGAAAAAGCAACGCCTGCAGGTGAACTATGCGGGCAACTATACGTTCAGCGGCAAGCCGCACCTGGACTATGTACCGTACATGAACAGCCGGCAGTTTATCGAAACTTCGCGTGAAATCTTCGCACCGGACGTTTATCCCGCCGAAACGTTTGCCTATTCCAACATGCTGCCCCATACAAGGGTGATGTACGACGAATACCTTGGCCTCATTTCTTCCGCCACCGCCGATCACCTGCTGGATAGTATGGCGAATATCAGCAACCGCGGGCAGATACGTGACATGTTGTACCGCAATGCGATGCTGACTAACCACACGGTTTCCGCTTCGGGTGGCACGGATAACTATTCTTTTTATGCCTCTCTCGGTTATACTGGTGTACAGTCACCCACGCCCGGTGAGCGCGATAACAGTTATAAGTTTAACGTGTCGCAGCAGTTCAATGTTGGTAAACGCGTCACTATAGGCTTAAACACAACGCTGATCAACAGGAATACCAGCAAAAGAGGCGGCCTCTCAGCCTCCTATAGTTTCCTGCCTTACCAGTTGTTCAAGGATGGCGCAGGCAACGACCTTAACTTCGCTTCGCTGATGCAGTGGAACGATTCGCTGCGCAACGACTACCAGTCGAGAAGCCGTGTTAACCTCGATTATTACCCGTTAATTGACCAGCAATATAACGAGTCGAAAAGCAACGCCCTGTCTATGAACCTTACCGCGAACGTAACGGCAAATATCTGGCGGGGATTGAGCTACCAGGGTGTTTTCGGATATATTAAGAATCCCGGCACACAGGAAACATATACCGACAACCGCTCCTACATGCAGCGCATGCAACAGCTGAATTTTACCATTGCGCCCACTGAAAACGATGTTCCACAGTATCTGCTGCCTGCCACCGGCGGTATGTACAGCACCACCAGCTTTGAGCAAAGAAACTGGACGGTGCGCAATCAGCTGGTATATGATACGCGTGTTCGCCAGGGCAGAGATGCCTTGTCGCTGCAGGCTGGGCAGGAGGTATTAGAGAACTTCAGTTCCTCCACACAAACGACCTTACTTGGTTATGACAGGCAGCTGGGTTCTTATCCGCTGATAGACTATGCCACCTTAAGTCAGCCCAACTTCGGAACGGTGACCGGCTTTGCGTCATTGGGCGTACGGCCCTTTGATATCACTACGGTTTTATCCCGCTTCCGTTCTTACTTCGCGCTGGGTAACTATACGTTCGATGATCGTTACAGCCTGGACCTTAGCTGGAGGCGCGATCAGAGTAACCTGTTCGGTGCCGATATTGCCGCGCAAAACAAACCAGCATACAGCATAGGTGGTAAGTGGCAGATCAACAAGGAGCAGTTTATGCAGCGCATAAGCTGGGTAAATGAACTCGGCCTGCGGTTGAGCTATGGCGTTACGGGTAACTCACCGGCCGCTATTGCCGGCAATGGCACTTCGATGGATATCTTAAACGCCATGCCGCAATCGCAATCGGGCAGTATTGCCGGCGATGCCTTAACGGTAGAAACAATTGCCAACCCCAAACTTACCTGGGAAGCGACCCGCACCATCAACGCCGGTTTAAACTTCCGGATACTTCAGGGCAGATTGCATGGCGTGTTCAACTATTATCAACGTAAAACAGAAGGCCTGCTCGCAACCCTGCGCTTAAATCCTTTCTCCGGCTTTGCCGTAACGATGGGTAACCTGGGTGATATGGAGAATAAAGGTATCGACTTAGAACTGCACGCTCAGAACATCATTGCCGGCGACTTCCGCTGGTCTACCGATTTGATTATCGGCCATAACCGGAATAAGTTATTATCGCTGGGCGTTCCCTCCGCATCTTCTTACTCCAATACGCCGATGGGCAGGTTGTTCTCCAACCACATCGTCGGTTATTCCGCCCAAACCCTGTTCTCTTACCGTTATGCAGGGCTCGACAATATGGGCGATCCGCTGATTTACCTGGCAGACAAATCCACTACAAAGGCACCTAATATCGCTACGGTGAAGGATATGGTGTACAGTGGCACGACGCAGCCCGTGGTAAATGGCGGCTTCCGCAATACGTTCGACTACAAAGGCTGGAGCCTGGGCGTGAACATGGTATACAGCTTCGGGCATGTGATGCGGGCAGACGTAAACAACAGTTATTCAGGCCAGCTGGCGCAGACGGGGATGTATGGCGGCATCAGTGGTAACAACCTTTCTACCTACTTCCTCAACCGCTGGAAACAGCCGGGTGACGAGGCAAAGACCGACATTCCTTCTTATGTAGCAGACATGTACACCGATGCTACACGTCGCCACACGAACTATTATGTATATGCTGACAGAAATGTGCTCGATGCTTCTTATGTCAAAGTGCGGGACATCACCTTGTCTTATGACCTGCAGCCCGCGGCCCTGCGGCTGCTGCACGTTAAACAGGTGAACGTGTTTGTACAGGCCGGCAACTTCATGGTATGGAAGGCCAATGACCGCGATATTGATCCGGAGTTTATCAGTCCGCGCGGCGGAGGCAGGGTTACACCTGCGGCCCGGCATACCTACACCGCTGGCTTAAATGTTACACTCTAA
- a CDS encoding DoxX family protein — protein MKKETVANGARLLLGASLIYAGISHLTFARKEFQAQVPDWVPLKKDDTVVYSGVAEIALGSALLVAPKKYRPTVGTIAAAFFVAVFPGNISQYVNKRSAFGLDTDAKRLTRLFFQPALVYWAWKSTRASAKKA, from the coding sequence ATGAAAAAGGAAACCGTAGCAAATGGCGCCCGTTTACTGCTGGGGGCCAGCCTCATATACGCCGGCATTAGTCATCTTACCTTTGCCCGCAAGGAGTTTCAGGCACAGGTGCCCGATTGGGTGCCGTTGAAGAAGGATGATACCGTGGTGTATTCCGGTGTTGCCGAAATCGCCCTGGGCAGTGCGTTATTGGTGGCACCGAAGAAGTACCGCCCCACAGTAGGGACCATCGCTGCCGCCTTTTTCGTAGCCGTTTTTCCCGGCAATATTTCCCAATACGTGAATAAACGAAGTGCATTCGGGCTGGATACTGATGCCAAAAGGTTGACCCGCCTGTTCTTTCAGCCGGCGCTGGTATACTGGGCGTGGAAGAGTACGCGGGCATCCGCGAAGAAGGCATAA